The Raphanus sativus cultivar WK10039 chromosome 6, ASM80110v3, whole genome shotgun sequence sequence ACCTGAAGGACTTGTCAGATTCTTTCATCATGAACACGTGCTGAGTAATCAAATCCGTGGCCTTTCCTGCAGTACCAATGGTGACAACAACAGGGTtcctcaagtacttcctagCTAGCCGCTCTACACCAGGAGGCATTGTAGCACTGAACATATACGTTGTTCTGTAAATCTTCTTCTCGTCAAGCTCCTCTTCTTCGTTCTCGGGTTTCAAGTTACTCGAAGGCATCGCATCTAACACACCAGCAACCTGAGGTTCAAACCCCATGTCTATCATCCGATCCGCCTCATCAAGAACCACGTAGTTACACTGGTTCAACACAGCATACCGCCTCTCAAGACAATCAATCAAACGACCAGGAGTGGCGATCACAATCTCGCACCCTTGCGTTATCTTCAACCCTTGCTCCTCAATGGACTGACCACCCACAATAGAAGTCACCCTAAAGCCTAGATAATGCGCAAACTTAACAGTTTCCTCCTCAATCTGCTGAGCAAGCTCCCTAGTAGGTGCCATAACCACAGCGTAAGGACCCTCCGTTTCGTTCTCCTCGCTCATAGGCGGTAACCTAGATATGTAAGCTAACATGGGCAGCACAAAAGCAGCAGTCTTTCCAGAACCAGTCTCCGCAATGCCGATAACGTCACGCTGTTGCAGCCCAAGCGGTATAGCTGCCATCTGGATAGGAGAAGGCTTCTCGTATCCAGCTCTCTCCACAGCTTTCAAAAGCTCGGAAGTCAGTTTGCTCTCCTCCCAGCTCCTCATCGGACGAGGGATCCTAGAGCCTTTGTAAGAGATGTTGTAGTCTTCTCTGAAGATACGCCAATCCCTCTCGCTCATCTCCTCCAGCCTCTTATTAGTCCAATGCCTATCAACCCTCATGTCGAACGAGTCGTACGCGTCAGCAGCTTCTTCTCTCACCTTCTGAGCAGCTGCCTCTTCGGGTCTCTCCGCCACGCCGTCCTTCCTGCGGATCTCGTCTCGCGTGTCCCTCTCGTGCTTGGCGGCCTGCTTCTTCTGCTCGCGGCGGTCCATGCCGGCGCGGAAGCCTCTGCCGAAGAGGAGCTGGGCCTCGTGGGGGTCCTGGTAGAGCGCGTTCATGTCGCGAGAGGTGTCCTCGGTGTTCTCCCAGTCGAAGGAGAAGCGGAACTTCTCGCTCGGCCTTATGACTCTCTTCTTCGGCTTCTTCCCTCCCAGGTACTGCTCCTTGATCGCGTCCAGCTCCTTCTCCCGCTCCCGCTCCACTAGCTTCTCCGCGCGCGCCGCCTCGCGTGCCTTGGCTTCCTCCTCTCTCTCCCGTTCTCGGATTCGCCGGTGGTCTGGCTCGCGATCGCGTTTGCGATCGCGCCCTCTGTCTCTATCGCGTCCTCTGTCTCTCTCCCTATCGCGGTCTAGGTCACGATCTCGGTGATTACTGTGGTCGCCGTTGGCGTCTTCGGTTTCCGGATTAGAGTGATTTGGTTGTTCGCGGCGGAGGCGTTGATCGGAGATTTGATCTTGGCGGCGTTTTAGGGCTAGTTCTTCGCGCTGGGCTTTGGTGAGGAAGACGGGCTTTTTAGGATTGGCGGAGTCGAGTGAGTTCAAGGGCGTGGATGCGGAGACTTCGTTGATTGATCGCTTCATCGATGGTTGAAGAGTTAGTTTGAGAGCGTGTTCGCTTGCAGGAGGGGATAAAGCTAAagaagatctctctctctctctctctctctctctctctctctctctctctctctctctctctctctctctctctctctctcgtctctgTTCGCTCTTCCTTCTATTTTtcaattttgtctttttttctgttGTTAAATCCTAATTCGTTAGATATATATAGCCCTTACTATTGGACGGTTTAAGGCCTTTTAGGCCCAATAGTTTTGGTTGGAATTCTTTTTGCATTCCTCCTAATTCAAACCCAAAACCCAACATACCCTAGAGTTTTAACATTTGACACTGGAGCCAGATGCAAACCCAATCTAGGCTTTCAACTGAGGAGTTGTGGTGACTCAGCACACTGATCAGGACGTAAACCAGCGAGTAGAGATGTTAATATGGGTAAACCCACCCCATTTAGACCCACCCCATTTAGTACCCACTCTATTTAGAACCCATATAAGTTTAGACCCATATAGGTTAGACCTATTAGGGCTACCCATTTAGAAcccataaaatttatatgtaccCATTTAAATCCATTTAGACCCACTTagactagattttttttttcacctttttaattttatgaactctaaataaatcatttatcaaTAACTTTTTATATGTATTCTTGCTTACTTTGTgtcaaatattaaataaattatttatcaatatttttttttaactttatggACTCTAGATAAATGTATACATTATTACATTTCAAAAAGAACACTAGTTCAGaaatgaatcaatgattaataaaaaattttgaGATGGGTTTTAAACAAACAATAGAAAGCAAAGAACACAGTTTTTGAGATGATCTCTAGTACGAAGtacaaacaaagaaacaaaggaTGACAGAAACCTCTTGAGACTGATCATCTCGACTTCTGTCTGAAAGAACATAGTTTTTGAGTATCTTCTCTATTTCCTACAAAGCAAAGAAACAAATAAGTGACTCTTACAAGAAGCAAAGCAAAGAGATTCTAGCATCAGTCACATTCTCACTCAAATCACAAGACCATTAGCTCAAATGCAAAGACAACAACACTGATCTCTACTATCCCATGCACATATTTTAACTTTGTAAGAGAACTCAACGTTAGATAAGGTTTTAAAGATATTACCTCAAATGTTCAACGCACATTTGAATCTTCTGATCTTGAACCCTCGACTCCAGAAGTAGTTGTATTCTTCCTAGCATCTTCGTTGCACATATCATCAACATCTTCTACTGTACCTGTGacatttaaataaacaaaaaacatatcaagCCACTATCGAGTTATGACTTAACATCTCTagcaacaaagaaaaataatcagTTAGAGTACAAGTTACCTTCATATTCCGCAAAACCTCGCAACCAGTTGCGAGTACAGAGCAGAGCCTGGACATTCTTGGGAAGCAAGCGACTTCGGTATGGAGTTAGAACCCGAGCTCCGATACTGAAAGCCGATTCAGATGCTACTGTCGTGATAGGTATACTAAGTATGTCACGCGCCATCATTGCCAAATCACCAAATCGAGCTTGGTTTTCCCTCCAATAGTTTAATACATCCAAATTGGGAAAAGACTTTCTATCTAGCCTCTCCTCATCAAGATACACATCTAAATGTGTTCTTGTGTTTCCTAGATTACTCCCAAGGCTTCTTTCCAATTCAAAGAGATCCTGTAACAAGATGAAAAGCCATTAACCAAGTTCAAAAACCAACAGTCATGGCGAGCATCAATCATGGCGAGCAACAGTCATGGCGAAAGCACAACATCAAACCAAGAGGAGATGAAACTTACACTGTCTAAATCATCTTCAAGAGGAGATTCATTAACCAGATCCTGTGGAGTTGGTGTATATGAAGTTGAAGAACTAGAAGAACTGCCCCAAGTCCTATCTTGATACTCTTTATAAAGTGTAGTCAAATGAGTCTTAAGATCTTTAGTTTTTAAACTAGAAGTAGAAGGATCCAAAGTTTCATAAAGCTTCTCAAGAACTTGTAACTTCAGCCTTGGATCAAAAATTGCACCCATGGCCAAAATGATGCTGTAATCCTCCCAATACTTGGCAAATTTAACTTGCATTTCCTTAGCCATCTGCTTCAAATCATAATCATCACAGCTCGCAAAACGCTTCAGCAATTTCTCAATCCTCCAAACTTCTAAGAAGTACACATTAGATGTTGGGTTTGGTTCAGGACGAAGACATAAGATAGACTGAAACTAGATTGTTTCTATTACAAAAGCATCAAGTCCAAACAAAAACTACCATAATCTAACTCCTCAGAGAGTTCCTAAACTACATGAATAAGGATTCGCAAAAGCTAAGTACTTAGCAGAAGATGATTTGGCCGTTTCTATGACAGAAGAATCAAGTTCTGAATCTGAATATCAGTTGGGACACATGAGATACACAGACACTAAATAGATTCTGTAACAGGAGCATTGAGTTATATGAATATTAGTTGGAACACTTGAGATACGCAGACACTAGATTGTTTCTATAACAGAAGCAACGAGTTCTCTGTATCTGAATATCAGTTAGGACAAAGATAGACAGATACAAGACTGTTTCTATTACAAAAGAATCGAGTTCAACAAAAAGAATCCTACCATAATCTAAATAATTTAAAGAGCTCCTAAACTATATGAATCAAATCCACAATCATCCCAAATCTTAACGCTCTCTCTTCACTGCAAGCCTTGAATACACACCGTAAACTCGTTATTAACATCTCTACCCGTGATCCAACATTCCGATAAACATAACTTTAGCTTTATATAACAAGTAGAATCATATAACAAGCACTAGTCAATTCACCAGAGAACTCTTTACAATGAGACCGgtttgtttaaactttaaagCGATCTGCTTAATGgctgagagagagagctcgagg is a genomic window containing:
- the LOC108805941 gene encoding DEAD-box ATP-dependent RNA helicase 21, which encodes MKRSINEVSASTPLNSLDSANPKKPVFLTKAQREELALKRRQDQISDQRLRREQPNHSNPETEDANGDHSNHRDRDLDRDRERDRGRDRDRGRDRKRDREPDHRRIREREREEEAKAREAARAEKLVEREREKELDAIKEQYLGGKKPKKRVIRPSEKFRFSFDWENTEDTSRDMNALYQDPHEAQLLFGRGFRAGMDRREQKKQAAKHERDTRDEIRRKDGVAERPEEAAAQKVREEAADAYDSFDMRVDRHWTNKRLEEMSERDWRIFREDYNISYKGSRIPRPMRSWEESKLTSELLKAVERAGYEKPSPIQMAAIPLGLQQRDVIGIAETGSGKTAAFVLPMLAYISRLPPMSEENETEGPYAVVMAPTRELAQQIEEETVKFAHYLGFRVTSIVGGQSIEEQGLKITQGCEIVIATPGRLIDCLERRYAVLNQCNYVVLDEADRMIDMGFEPQVAGVLDAMPSSNLKPENEEEELDEKKIYRTTYMFSATMPPGVERLARKYLRNPVVVTIGTAGKATDLITQHVFMMKESDKSFRLQKLLDELADKTAIVFVNTKKNCDSIAKNLDKAGYRVTTLHGGKSQEQREISLEGFRAKRYNVLVATDVVGRGIDIPDVAHVINYDMPKQISTYTHRIGRTGRAGKSGVATSFLTLHDTEVFYELKQMLVQNNSAVPPELARHEASRVKPGTVPDRPPRHSDTVYIN
- the LOC130495863 gene encoding zinc finger BED domain-containing protein DAYSLEEPER-like, with translation MAKEMQVKFAKYWEDYSIILAMGAIFDPRLKLQVLEKLYETLDPSTSSLKTKDLKTHLTTLYKEYQDRTWGSSSSSSTSYTPTPQDLVNESPLEDDLDSDLFELERSLGSNLGNTRTHLDVYLDEERLDRKSFPNLDVLNYWRENQARFGDLAMMARDILSIPITTVASESAFSIGARVLTPYRSRLLPKNVQALLCTRNWLRGFAEYEGTVEDVDDMCNEDARKNTTTSGVEGSRSEDSNVR